Proteins from a single region of Nomascus leucogenys isolate Asia chromosome 21, Asia_NLE_v1, whole genome shotgun sequence:
- the PHRF1 gene encoding PHD and RING finger domain-containing protein 1 isoform X5 has translation MDDDSLDEPVARSPGPDGCPQVGPADPAGDFESSEGSSGDSGDDSDSEHGDGTDGEDEGASEEEDLEDRSGSEDSEDDRETLLAVAGTQGKLKAAGSFNSDDDAESCPICLNTFRDQAVGTPENCAHYFCLDCIVEWSKNANSCPVDRTLFKCICIRAQFGGKILRKIPVENTKASEEEEEDPTFCEVCGRSDREDRLLLCDGCDAGYHMECLDPPLQEVPVNEWFCPECAAPGIVLAADAGPVSEEEVSLLLADVVPTTSRLRPRAGRTRAIARTRQSERVRATVNRNRISTARRVQHTPGHLGSSLLDEAIEAVATGLSTAVYQRPLTPRTPTRRKRKTRRRKKVPGRKKTPSGPSAKSKGSATRSRKRQHRVKKRRGKKVKSEATTRSRIARTLGLRRPVHSSCIPSVLKPVEPSLGLLRADIGAASLSLFGDPYELDPFDSEELSSNPLSPLSAKRRALSRSALQSHQPVARPVSMGLSRSRPPAAVPEPDLEEEPVPDLLGSILSGQSLLMLGSSDVIIHRDGSLSAKRAAPVSFQRNSGSVSRGEKGSKDCLQPRALPSGSPAQGPSGNRPQSTGLSCQGSSCIPTRTSGAPVRLDLSATPGSVQARNLSNGSVPGFRHSHSPRFNGTNKHTLPLASATSKISSRDSKPPCRSVVPGPPLKPAPRRMDISELPRIPKIRRDDGGGRRDMAPAHGQSTEIPSACISRLTGREGAGQPGRGTRAESEASSRVPQEPGVHTGSSRPPAPSSHGSMAPLGPSRGKGVGSTFESFRINIPGNMAHSSQLSSPGFCNTFRPVDNKEQRKENPSPLFSIKKTKQLRSEVYDPSDPTGSDSSAPSSSPERSGPGLLPSEITRTISINSPKAQTVQAVRCVTSYTVESIFGTEPDPPLGPSSTVSKLRGAVAAEGASDTEREEPTESQGLAARVQRPSPPEPWDEEDGASCSTFFGSEERTVTCVTVMEPEAPPSPDMPQAATHRVVELRPPSRSRSTSSSRSRKKAKRKRVSREHGRTRSGTRSESRDRSSRSASPSVGEERPRRQRSKAKSRRSSSDRSSSRERAKRKKAKDKSREHRRGPWGHSRRTSRSRSGSPGSSSYEHYESRKKKKRSASRPRGRECSPTSSLERLRRHKHQREHSHERPDRKESAVWLRDRRKRRSRSPSPEHRPRGHRRPRSREKRPPTRSHSPERKGAVREASPAPLAQGEPGQEDLPRRLPALEEARVSPEVATADKAPLQAAPVLEVAAECEPDDLDLDYGDSVEAGHVFDDFSSDAVFIQLDDMSSPPSPESTDSSPERDVPPKPALPPASLAVAAIQREVSLMHDEDPSQPPPLPEGPQEPHLLRPDAAEKAEAPSSPDVAPVGKEDSPSMSGRVEEAARAEEVVSQTPLLRSRALVKRVTWNLQESESSAPAEDRAPRAPLHRPQKPREGAWDMEDVAPTGVRQAFSELPLPSHVLPEPGFPDTDPSQVYSPSLPPAPAQPSSIPPCALVSQPTVQFILQGSLPLVGCGAAQTLAPVPTALTPASEPASQATAASNSEEKTPAPRLAAEKTKKEEYMKKLHMQERAVEEVKLAIKPFYQKREVTKEEYKDILRKAVQKICHSKSGEINPVKVANLVKAYVDKYRHMRRHKKPEAGEEPPTQGAEG, from the exons GTTCCGAGGATTCTGAAGACGACAGGGAGACATTGCTGGCGGTGGCAGGTACTCAGGGGAAACTGAAAGCTGCCGGCTCTTTTAATTCTGATGATGATGCAGAGAGCTGCCCAATCTGTCTCAACACATTCAGAGACCAGGCCGTGGGGACGCCGGAGAACTGTGCCCATTACTTCTGCCTGGACTGCATTGTCGAATGGTCCAAG aatGCCAATTCCTGTCCAGTTGATCGAACTCTATTTAAGTGCATTTGTATTCGAGCTCAATTTGGTGGTAAAATCTTAAGAAAG ATCCCAGTGGAGAACACCAAAGcgagtgaggaagaggaggaggacccGACCTTCTGTGAGGTGTGCGGCAGGAGCGACCGCGAGGACAGGCTTTTGCTCTGCGATGGCTGCGATGCGGG GTACCACATGGAATGCTTGGACCCCCCTCTCCAGGAGGTGCCGGTGAACGAGTGGTTCTGCCCGGAATGCGCTGCCCCCGGCATTGTCCTTGCCGCTG ATGCGGGTCCCGTGAGTGAGGAGGAGGTCTCCCTGCTCTTGGCCGACGTGGTGCCCACCACTAGCAGGCTTCGGCCTCGAGCAGGTAGGACCCGGGCGATAGCCAGGACACGgcagagtgagagagtgagagcaaCCGTGAACCGGAATCGGATCTCCACGGCCAGGAGGGTCCAG CACACACCAGGGCACCTTGGGTCTTCCCTGCTCGACGAAGCCATCGAGGCCGTGGCGACTGGCCTGAGCACCGCCGTGTATCAGCGCCCCCTGACGCCACGCACTCCCACCCGACGGAAGAGGAAGACAA GAAGACGGAAGAAAGTGCCGGGAAGAAAGAAAACCCCGTCCGGACCATCCGCAAAAAGTAAGGGCTCAGCGACAAGATCTAGGAAACGCCAACATCGAGtgaagaagagaagagggaagaaggtaAAG AGTGAAGCCACCACTCGCTCTCGAATCGCGCGGACGCTGGGCCTGCGCAGGCCTGTTCACAGCAGCTGCATCCCGTCAGTGTTGAAGCCAGTGGAGCCCTCTTTGGGGCTGCTGAGAGCGGATATTGGagctgcctctctgtctctgtttggAGATCCCTATGAGCTGGACCCCTTTGACAG TGAAGAGCTTTCTTCAAACCCTCTTTCCCCTCTGAGTGCCAAGAGACGGGCTCTGTCCCGGTCAGCCCTGCAGTCCCACCAGCCCGTGGCCAGGCCCGTCTCCATGGGGCTTTCCAG GAGTCGCCCCCCTGCTGCGGTGCCAGAGCCAGACTTGGAGGAGGAGCCAGTGCCTGACCTGCTGGGCAGCATCCTGTCGGGCCAGAGCCTCCTGATGCTGGGCAGCAGTGATGTCATCATCCACCGCGACGGCTCCCTCAGTGCCAAGAGGGCGG ctccaGTTTCTTTTCAGCGAAACTCAGGCAGTGTGTCCAGAGGGGAAAAAGGATCCAAGGACTGCCTGCAGCCCCGAGCACTGCCCTCTGGGAGCCCGGCCCAAGGCCCCTCAGGAAACAGGCCACAGAGCACAGGGCTAAGCTGTCAGGGCAGCTCCTGCATCCCCACCCGCACCTCGGGGGCACCTGTGAGGCTGGACTTGTCAGCAACCCCTGGGTCGGTTCAGGCTCGGAACTTGTCAAATGGGAGCGTGCCTGGCTTCAGACACAGTCACAGCCCCCGGTTCAACGGCACCAACAAGCACACTTTGCCCCTGGCTTCTGCCACGTCTAAGATCTCGAGCAGAGATTCTAAGCCCCCATGTCGCAGTGTGGTGCCGGGGCCTCCCCTGAAACCAGCGCCCAGAAGAATGGACATCTCTGAGCTACCCAGGATACCAAAGATCAGGAGAGATGACGGTGGTGGCAGACGGGACATGGCCCCGGCCCATGGGCAGAGCACTGAGATCCCCAGCGCCTGCATCAGCCGACTGACCGGCAGGGAGGGCGCCGGGCAGCCAGGGCGAGGCACGCGGGCAGAGAGCGAGGCCAGCAGCAGGGTGCCCCAGGAGCCCGGCGTGCACACGGGCAGCTCccggcccccagcccccagctcccaTGGCAGTATGGCCCCACTGGGACCATCAAGAGGGAAAGGGGTTGGGTCGACCTTTGAGAGCTTCCGGATCAATATTCCTGGAAACATGGCACATTCCAGCCAGCTCTCCAGCCCTGGCTTCTGTAACACGTTCCGGCCTGTGGACAATAAGGAGCAGAGGAAGGAGAACCCCTCACCCCTCTTCTCCATCAAGAAGACGAAGCAGCTCCGGAGCGAGGTCTACGACCCCTCCGACCCCACCGGCTCTGACTCCAGCGCCCCTAGCAGCAGCCCCGAGAGGTCTGGCCCTGGCCTCCTGCCCTCTGAGATCACACGAACCATCTCCATCAACAGCCCGAAGGCCCAGACGGTGCAGGCTGTGCGCTGCGTCACCTCCTACACGGTGGAGAGCATCTTTGGTACAGAGCCCGATCCCCCTCTTGGACCATCCTCCACTGTGTCCAAGCTCCGGGGTGCAGTGGCTGCCGAGGGGGCCTCTGACACGGAGCGAGAGGAGCCCACGGAGAGCCAGGGCCTGGCTGCCCGGGTGCAGAGGCCATCCCCACCGGAGCCCTGGGACGAGGAGGATGGGGCGTCTTGCAGCACCTTCTTTGGCTCTGAGGAGCGGACGGTGACCTGTGTGACTGTCATGGAGCCAGAAGCCCCACCCAGCCCGGACATGCCGCAGGCTGCCACCCACAGAGTCGTGGAGCTCAGGCCCCCTTCCCGGTCCCGCTCCACATCCAGCTCCCGCAGCAGGAAGAAGGCCAAGAGGAAGAGGGTGTCCAGGGAGCACGGACGGACGCGCTCTGGGACACGCTCTGAATCCAGGGACAGGAGCTCGAGGTCAGCGTCACCATCAGTGGGTGAGGAGCGCCCCAGGAGGCAGCGGTCCAAGGCCAAGAGCCGGCGGTCCTCCAGCGACCGCTCCAGCAGCCGAGAGCGAGCTAAGAGGAAGAAAGCCAAGGACAAGAGCAGGGAGCACAGGCGGGGCCCCTGGGGCCACAGCCGGAGGACGTCCCGGTCACGCTCGGGGAGCCCTGGCAGCTCTTCCTACGAGCACTATGagagcaggaagaagaagaagagatcaGCGTCCAGACCTCGCGGAAGGGAGTGCTCCCCCACCAGCAGCCTGGAGAGACTCCGCAGGCACAAGCACCAGCGGGAACACAGCCACGAGCGGCCAGACAGGAAGGAGAGTGCGGTGTGGCTGCGAGACCGGAGGAAGCGGAGGTCCCGGTCCCCAAGCCCGGAGCACAGGCCACGGGGACACAGGCGGCCACGGTCCCGTGAGAAGCGGCCGCCGACCCGGTCCCATTCCCCAGAGAGGAAGGGGGCTGTGAGGGAGGCTTCCCCAGCACCCCTTGCACAGGGGGAGCCAGGGCAGGAAGACCTCCCCCGCAGGTTGCCAGCCTTGGAGGAGGCACGTGTCTCGCCGGAGGTGGCTACGGCCGACAAGGCCCCCCTGCAGGCTGCCCCTGTCCTGGAGGTGGCAGCTGAGTGTGAGCCTGACGACCTGGACCTGGATTATGGCGACTCCGTGGAGGCGGGACACGTCTTTGACGATTTCTCCAGCGACGCCGTTTTCATCCAGCTCGATGACATGAGCTCGCCACCTTCTCCTGAAAGCACAGACTCTTCTCCGGAGCGAGACGTCCCACCAAAGCCTGCGTTGCCCCCAGCCAGCCTGGCCGTGGCCGCCATCCAGAGGGAGGTGTCGCTGATGCACGATGAAGACCCTTCACAGCCCCCACCTCTGCCGGAGGGCCCCCAGGAGCCACATCTGCTCAGGCCAGACGCggctgagaaggctgaggcacccAGTTCCCCGGATGTGGCGCCTGTGGGGAAGGAAGACAGCCCCTCCATGAGTGGGAGGGTAGAGGAGGCAGCCCGGGCTGAGGAGGTGGTTTCGCAGACCCCCCTGCTGCGGTCCAGAGCCCTGGTGAAGCGGGTCACCTGGAACCTGCAGGAGTCGGAGAGCAGCGCCCCCGCCGAGGACAGAGCCCCCC GGGCACCACTTCACAGGCCACAGAAGCCCCGAGAAGGAGCCTGGGACATGGAGGACGTGGCCCCTACAGGGGTCAGGCAGGCGTTCTCCGAGCTGCCCCTTCCCAGTCATGTGCTTCCGGAACCTGGGTTCCCAGACACAGACCCCTCTCAG GTTTACAGCCCCAGCCTGCCgcctgccccagcccagccctcaaGCATCCCACCCTGCGCACTGGTCAGCCAGCCCACGGTCCAGTTCATCCTGCAGGGGAGCCTGCCGCTAGTGGGCTGTGGGGCAGCGCAGACCCTGGCCCCAGTGCCCACTGCCCTGACCCCAGCCTCAGAGCCAGCCAGTcaagccactgcagccagcaacTCGGAGGAGAAGACCCCGGCCCCCAGGCTAGCTGCAGAGAAAACCAAGAAGGAGGAG
- the PHRF1 gene encoding PHD and RING finger domain-containing protein 1 isoform X4: MDDDSLDEPVARSPGPDGCPQVGPADPAGDFEESSEGSSGDSGDDSDSEHGDGTDGEDEGASEEEDLEDRSGSEDSEDDRETLLAVAGTQGKLKAAGSFNSDDDAESCPICLNTFRDQAVGTPENCAHYFCLDCIVEWSKNANSCPVDRTLFKCICIRAQFGGKILRKIPVENTKASEEEEEDPTFCEVCGRSDREDRLLLCDGCDAGYHMECLDPPLQEVPVNEWFCPECAAPGIVLAADAGPVSEEEVSLLLADVVPTTSRLRPRAGRTRAIARTRQSERVRATVNRNRISTARRVQHTPGHLGSSLLDEAIEAVATGLSTAVYQRPLTPRTPTRRKRKTRRRKKVPGRKKTPSGPSAKSKGSATRSRKRQHRVKKRRGKKSEATTRSRIARTLGLRRPVHSSCIPSVLKPVEPSLGLLRADIGAASLSLFGDPYELDPFDSSEELSSNPLSPLSAKRRALSRSALQSHQPVARPVSMGLSRSRPPAAVPEPDLEEEPVPDLLGSILSGQSLLMLGSSDVIIHRDGSLSAKRAAPVSFQRNSGSVSRGEKGSKDCLQPRALPSGSPAQGPSGNRPQSTGLSCQGSSCIPTRTSGAPVRLDLSATPGSVQARNLSNGSVPGFRHSHSPRFNGTNKHTLPLASATSKISSRDSKPPCRSVVPGPPLKPAPRRMDISELPRIPKIRRDDGGGRRDMAPAHGQSTEIPSACISRLTGREGAGQPGRGTRAESEASSRVPQEPGVHTGSSRPPAPSSHGSMAPLGPSRGKGVGSTFESFRINIPGNMAHSSQLSSPGFCNTFRPVDNKEQRKENPSPLFSIKKTKQLRSEVYDPSDPTGSDSSAPSSSPERSGPGLLPSEITRTISINSPKAQTVQAVRCVTSYTVESIFGTEPDPPLGPSSTVSKLRGAVAAEGASDTEREEPTESQGLAARVQRPSPPEPWDEEDGASCSTFFGSEERTVTCVTVMEPEAPPSPDMPQAATHRVVELRPPSRSRSTSSSRSRKKAKRKRVSREHGRTRSGTRSESRDRSSRSASPSVGEERPRRQRSKAKSRRSSSDRSSSRERAKRKKAKDKSREHRRGPWGHSRRTSRSRSGSPGSSSYEHYESRKKKKRSASRPRGRECSPTSSLERLRRHKHQREHSHERPDRKESAVWLRDRRKRRSRSPSPEHRPRGHRRPRSREKRPPTRSHSPERKGAVREASPAPLAQGEPGQEDLPRRLPALEEARVSPEVATADKAPLQAAPVLEVAAECEPDDLDLDYGDSVEAGHVFDDFSSDAVFIQLDDMSSPPSPESTDSSPERDVPPKPALPPASLAVAAIQREVSLMHDEDPSQPPPLPEGPQEPHLLRPDAAEKAEAPSSPDVAPVGKEDSPSMSGRVEEAARAEEVVSQTPLLRSRALVKRVTWNLQESESSAPAEDRAPRAPLHRPQKPREGAWDMEDVAPTGVRQAFSELPLPSHVLPEPGFPDTDPSQVYSPSLPPAPAQPSSIPPCALVSQPTVQFILQGSLPLVGCGAAQTLAPVPTALTPASEPASQATAASNSEEKTPAPRLAAEKTKKEEYMKKLHMQERAVEEVKLAIKPFYQKREVTKEEYKDILRKAVQKICHSKSGEINPVKVANLVKAYVDKYRHMRRHKKPEAGEEPPTQGAEG; encoded by the exons GTTCCGAGGATTCTGAAGACGACAGGGAGACATTGCTGGCGGTGGCAGGTACTCAGGGGAAACTGAAAGCTGCCGGCTCTTTTAATTCTGATGATGATGCAGAGAGCTGCCCAATCTGTCTCAACACATTCAGAGACCAGGCCGTGGGGACGCCGGAGAACTGTGCCCATTACTTCTGCCTGGACTGCATTGTCGAATGGTCCAAG aatGCCAATTCCTGTCCAGTTGATCGAACTCTATTTAAGTGCATTTGTATTCGAGCTCAATTTGGTGGTAAAATCTTAAGAAAG ATCCCAGTGGAGAACACCAAAGcgagtgaggaagaggaggaggacccGACCTTCTGTGAGGTGTGCGGCAGGAGCGACCGCGAGGACAGGCTTTTGCTCTGCGATGGCTGCGATGCGGG GTACCACATGGAATGCTTGGACCCCCCTCTCCAGGAGGTGCCGGTGAACGAGTGGTTCTGCCCGGAATGCGCTGCCCCCGGCATTGTCCTTGCCGCTG ATGCGGGTCCCGTGAGTGAGGAGGAGGTCTCCCTGCTCTTGGCCGACGTGGTGCCCACCACTAGCAGGCTTCGGCCTCGAGCAGGTAGGACCCGGGCGATAGCCAGGACACGgcagagtgagagagtgagagcaaCCGTGAACCGGAATCGGATCTCCACGGCCAGGAGGGTCCAG CACACACCAGGGCACCTTGGGTCTTCCCTGCTCGACGAAGCCATCGAGGCCGTGGCGACTGGCCTGAGCACCGCCGTGTATCAGCGCCCCCTGACGCCACGCACTCCCACCCGACGGAAGAGGAAGACAA GAAGACGGAAGAAAGTGCCGGGAAGAAAGAAAACCCCGTCCGGACCATCCGCAAAAAGTAAGGGCTCAGCGACAAGATCTAGGAAACGCCAACATCGAGtgaagaagagaagagggaagaag AGTGAAGCCACCACTCGCTCTCGAATCGCGCGGACGCTGGGCCTGCGCAGGCCTGTTCACAGCAGCTGCATCCCGTCAGTGTTGAAGCCAGTGGAGCCCTCTTTGGGGCTGCTGAGAGCGGATATTGGagctgcctctctgtctctgtttggAGATCCCTATGAGCTGGACCCCTTTGACAG CAGTGAAGAGCTTTCTTCAAACCCTCTTTCCCCTCTGAGTGCCAAGAGACGGGCTCTGTCCCGGTCAGCCCTGCAGTCCCACCAGCCCGTGGCCAGGCCCGTCTCCATGGGGCTTTCCAG GAGTCGCCCCCCTGCTGCGGTGCCAGAGCCAGACTTGGAGGAGGAGCCAGTGCCTGACCTGCTGGGCAGCATCCTGTCGGGCCAGAGCCTCCTGATGCTGGGCAGCAGTGATGTCATCATCCACCGCGACGGCTCCCTCAGTGCCAAGAGGGCGG ctccaGTTTCTTTTCAGCGAAACTCAGGCAGTGTGTCCAGAGGGGAAAAAGGATCCAAGGACTGCCTGCAGCCCCGAGCACTGCCCTCTGGGAGCCCGGCCCAAGGCCCCTCAGGAAACAGGCCACAGAGCACAGGGCTAAGCTGTCAGGGCAGCTCCTGCATCCCCACCCGCACCTCGGGGGCACCTGTGAGGCTGGACTTGTCAGCAACCCCTGGGTCGGTTCAGGCTCGGAACTTGTCAAATGGGAGCGTGCCTGGCTTCAGACACAGTCACAGCCCCCGGTTCAACGGCACCAACAAGCACACTTTGCCCCTGGCTTCTGCCACGTCTAAGATCTCGAGCAGAGATTCTAAGCCCCCATGTCGCAGTGTGGTGCCGGGGCCTCCCCTGAAACCAGCGCCCAGAAGAATGGACATCTCTGAGCTACCCAGGATACCAAAGATCAGGAGAGATGACGGTGGTGGCAGACGGGACATGGCCCCGGCCCATGGGCAGAGCACTGAGATCCCCAGCGCCTGCATCAGCCGACTGACCGGCAGGGAGGGCGCCGGGCAGCCAGGGCGAGGCACGCGGGCAGAGAGCGAGGCCAGCAGCAGGGTGCCCCAGGAGCCCGGCGTGCACACGGGCAGCTCccggcccccagcccccagctcccaTGGCAGTATGGCCCCACTGGGACCATCAAGAGGGAAAGGGGTTGGGTCGACCTTTGAGAGCTTCCGGATCAATATTCCTGGAAACATGGCACATTCCAGCCAGCTCTCCAGCCCTGGCTTCTGTAACACGTTCCGGCCTGTGGACAATAAGGAGCAGAGGAAGGAGAACCCCTCACCCCTCTTCTCCATCAAGAAGACGAAGCAGCTCCGGAGCGAGGTCTACGACCCCTCCGACCCCACCGGCTCTGACTCCAGCGCCCCTAGCAGCAGCCCCGAGAGGTCTGGCCCTGGCCTCCTGCCCTCTGAGATCACACGAACCATCTCCATCAACAGCCCGAAGGCCCAGACGGTGCAGGCTGTGCGCTGCGTCACCTCCTACACGGTGGAGAGCATCTTTGGTACAGAGCCCGATCCCCCTCTTGGACCATCCTCCACTGTGTCCAAGCTCCGGGGTGCAGTGGCTGCCGAGGGGGCCTCTGACACGGAGCGAGAGGAGCCCACGGAGAGCCAGGGCCTGGCTGCCCGGGTGCAGAGGCCATCCCCACCGGAGCCCTGGGACGAGGAGGATGGGGCGTCTTGCAGCACCTTCTTTGGCTCTGAGGAGCGGACGGTGACCTGTGTGACTGTCATGGAGCCAGAAGCCCCACCCAGCCCGGACATGCCGCAGGCTGCCACCCACAGAGTCGTGGAGCTCAGGCCCCCTTCCCGGTCCCGCTCCACATCCAGCTCCCGCAGCAGGAAGAAGGCCAAGAGGAAGAGGGTGTCCAGGGAGCACGGACGGACGCGCTCTGGGACACGCTCTGAATCCAGGGACAGGAGCTCGAGGTCAGCGTCACCATCAGTGGGTGAGGAGCGCCCCAGGAGGCAGCGGTCCAAGGCCAAGAGCCGGCGGTCCTCCAGCGACCGCTCCAGCAGCCGAGAGCGAGCTAAGAGGAAGAAAGCCAAGGACAAGAGCAGGGAGCACAGGCGGGGCCCCTGGGGCCACAGCCGGAGGACGTCCCGGTCACGCTCGGGGAGCCCTGGCAGCTCTTCCTACGAGCACTATGagagcaggaagaagaagaagagatcaGCGTCCAGACCTCGCGGAAGGGAGTGCTCCCCCACCAGCAGCCTGGAGAGACTCCGCAGGCACAAGCACCAGCGGGAACACAGCCACGAGCGGCCAGACAGGAAGGAGAGTGCGGTGTGGCTGCGAGACCGGAGGAAGCGGAGGTCCCGGTCCCCAAGCCCGGAGCACAGGCCACGGGGACACAGGCGGCCACGGTCCCGTGAGAAGCGGCCGCCGACCCGGTCCCATTCCCCAGAGAGGAAGGGGGCTGTGAGGGAGGCTTCCCCAGCACCCCTTGCACAGGGGGAGCCAGGGCAGGAAGACCTCCCCCGCAGGTTGCCAGCCTTGGAGGAGGCACGTGTCTCGCCGGAGGTGGCTACGGCCGACAAGGCCCCCCTGCAGGCTGCCCCTGTCCTGGAGGTGGCAGCTGAGTGTGAGCCTGACGACCTGGACCTGGATTATGGCGACTCCGTGGAGGCGGGACACGTCTTTGACGATTTCTCCAGCGACGCCGTTTTCATCCAGCTCGATGACATGAGCTCGCCACCTTCTCCTGAAAGCACAGACTCTTCTCCGGAGCGAGACGTCCCACCAAAGCCTGCGTTGCCCCCAGCCAGCCTGGCCGTGGCCGCCATCCAGAGGGAGGTGTCGCTGATGCACGATGAAGACCCTTCACAGCCCCCACCTCTGCCGGAGGGCCCCCAGGAGCCACATCTGCTCAGGCCAGACGCggctgagaaggctgaggcacccAGTTCCCCGGATGTGGCGCCTGTGGGGAAGGAAGACAGCCCCTCCATGAGTGGGAGGGTAGAGGAGGCAGCCCGGGCTGAGGAGGTGGTTTCGCAGACCCCCCTGCTGCGGTCCAGAGCCCTGGTGAAGCGGGTCACCTGGAACCTGCAGGAGTCGGAGAGCAGCGCCCCCGCCGAGGACAGAGCCCCCC GGGCACCACTTCACAGGCCACAGAAGCCCCGAGAAGGAGCCTGGGACATGGAGGACGTGGCCCCTACAGGGGTCAGGCAGGCGTTCTCCGAGCTGCCCCTTCCCAGTCATGTGCTTCCGGAACCTGGGTTCCCAGACACAGACCCCTCTCAG GTTTACAGCCCCAGCCTGCCgcctgccccagcccagccctcaaGCATCCCACCCTGCGCACTGGTCAGCCAGCCCACGGTCCAGTTCATCCTGCAGGGGAGCCTGCCGCTAGTGGGCTGTGGGGCAGCGCAGACCCTGGCCCCAGTGCCCACTGCCCTGACCCCAGCCTCAGAGCCAGCCAGTcaagccactgcagccagcaacTCGGAGGAGAAGACCCCGGCCCCCAGGCTAGCTGCAGAGAAAACCAAGAAGGAGGAG